The Actinocatenispora sera genome has a window encoding:
- a CDS encoding ATP-dependent DNA ligase: MLFAELASTSAAVAATRSRLAKVELLADALRRLTSDEVTAGVAYLSGELRQRQLGVGWAGLRELPAPADHPTLTVAAVDAAFAEIAGQRGAGSTTRRRTMLGQLFGAATADEQRLLSGLVAGEVRQGALAGVLGEAVARAAEVDSTAVRRALLRSGDLRAVAAAALSGGEPALAEFGLTVGRPLAPMLAQPAPDVTEAMRRLAVDGAAVSVDDKLDGVRVQVHRDGAEVAVFTRSLDDITDRVPELVEAARAMPAGSLVLDGEALALTDAGRPRPFQVTASRVGRRAADPAQLPLHPFFFDVLHADGVDLLDEPASARFAELARIVPAAARVGRRTTGSVVQAQQRFADAVAGGQEGVVIKSLDAPYEAGRRGGGWLKVKPRHTLDLVVLAAEWGHGRRRGLLSNLHLGAAGPDGFVMLGKTFKGLTDAMLAWQTERLQQLAVDSGRYLVRVRPELVVEVAFDGVQTSPRYPAGLALRFARVLRYREDKPAAEADTIDTVREIWRASGGEPAG; encoded by the coding sequence ATGTTGTTCGCGGAGCTGGCGTCGACCTCGGCCGCGGTGGCGGCGACCCGGTCGCGGCTGGCGAAGGTGGAGTTGCTGGCCGATGCGCTGCGCCGGCTCACCTCCGACGAGGTGACCGCCGGCGTCGCCTACCTGTCGGGCGAGCTGCGCCAGCGTCAGCTCGGCGTCGGTTGGGCCGGGCTGCGCGAGCTGCCCGCCCCGGCCGACCACCCGACGCTGACCGTCGCCGCGGTCGACGCCGCGTTCGCCGAGATCGCCGGGCAGCGCGGTGCGGGCTCCACCACCCGACGGCGGACCATGCTCGGTCAGCTGTTCGGCGCCGCCACCGCCGACGAGCAGCGGTTGCTGTCCGGACTGGTGGCGGGCGAGGTGCGGCAGGGCGCGCTGGCGGGTGTGCTGGGCGAGGCGGTGGCCCGGGCCGCCGAGGTCGACTCGACCGCGGTCCGGCGCGCGCTGCTGCGCTCGGGCGACCTGCGGGCCGTGGCCGCCGCCGCGCTGTCCGGCGGCGAGCCCGCGCTGGCCGAGTTCGGCCTGACGGTGGGCCGCCCGCTCGCTCCGATGCTGGCCCAACCGGCTCCGGACGTGACCGAGGCGATGCGCCGGCTGGCCGTCGACGGCGCTGCGGTCTCGGTCGACGACAAGCTGGACGGCGTCCGAGTGCAGGTGCATCGGGACGGCGCCGAGGTGGCCGTGTTCACCCGCAGCCTGGACGACATCACCGACCGGGTCCCCGAGCTGGTCGAGGCGGCTCGGGCGATGCCGGCGGGCAGCCTGGTGCTGGATGGCGAGGCACTGGCGCTGACCGACGCCGGCCGGCCCCGACCGTTCCAGGTGACCGCATCGCGCGTCGGCCGGCGCGCCGCCGATCCCGCGCAGCTGCCGCTGCACCCGTTCTTCTTCGACGTGTTGCACGCCGACGGGGTCGACCTGCTCGACGAGCCGGCGTCGGCCCGGTTCGCCGAGCTGGCCCGGATCGTCCCGGCGGCGGCCCGGGTGGGCCGGCGCACCACCGGCTCGGTCGTTCAGGCCCAGCAGCGGTTCGCCGACGCCGTCGCCGGCGGCCAGGAAGGCGTCGTGATCAAGTCGCTCGACGCGCCGTACGAGGCGGGCCGGCGCGGCGGCGGCTGGCTGAAGGTGAAACCCCGGCACACGCTCGATCTGGTGGTGCTGGCCGCCGAGTGGGGGCACGGTCGGCGCCGCGGCCTGCTGTCCAACCTGCACCTCGGCGCCGCCGGCCCGGACGGCTTCGTGATGCTCGGCAAGACGTTCAAGGGGCTGACCGACGCGATGCTCGCGTGGCAGACCGAACGGCTGCAGCAGCTGGCCGTCGACAGCGGGCGCTACCTGGTCCGGGTCCGACCGGAGCTGGTCGTCGAGGTCGCGTTCGACGGCGTGCAGACCAGCCCGCG
- a CDS encoding metal-dependent hydrolase has translation MMGPTHAMSGAAVWLAGCWVAGHWWDYHPGPVQLGVGAAVCAGAALLPDLDLSGRVTANKGGATVAHTFGVVSLFLAECVEKISLGVYKLTRLRRDPQRHNGHRTLTHTWLFNVGLGFGVGELCARFGKWAVVGVLFFMFALAIRGLLHTWAKKRGWVITTLCALAAAFCAYALLPTGRGYPVIGAAIAAGGIVHTFGDMITKEGCPVIWPLPTGRRTWREFGVPDAIAVKVGGGVERRLLLPVFVLVALVAGVAVLAPGFLHHLADSALG, from the coding sequence GTGATGGGGCCGACGCATGCGATGTCCGGCGCAGCGGTGTGGCTGGCCGGGTGCTGGGTGGCCGGCCACTGGTGGGACTACCACCCGGGCCCGGTGCAACTCGGCGTCGGCGCCGCGGTGTGCGCCGGTGCGGCGCTACTGCCCGACCTCGACCTGTCCGGCCGGGTCACCGCGAACAAGGGCGGTGCCACCGTCGCGCACACGTTCGGCGTCGTGTCGTTGTTCCTCGCCGAGTGCGTCGAGAAGATCTCTCTCGGGGTCTACAAGCTGACCCGGCTGCGCCGCGACCCGCAGCGCCACAACGGCCACCGCACCCTGACCCACACCTGGCTGTTCAACGTCGGGCTCGGGTTCGGGGTCGGCGAGCTGTGTGCCCGGTTCGGCAAGTGGGCGGTGGTAGGCGTGCTGTTCTTCATGTTCGCGCTGGCCATCCGCGGGCTGCTGCACACCTGGGCGAAGAAGCGTGGCTGGGTGATCACCACGCTGTGCGCGCTTGCCGCCGCCTTCTGCGCGTACGCATTGCTGCCCACCGGCCGCGGCTATCCGGTGATCGGAGCGGCGATCGCCGCCGGCGGCATCGTGCACACCTTCGGCGACATGATCACCAAGGAGGGCTGCCCGGTGATCTGGCCACTGCCGACCGGGCGGCGCACCTGGCGCGAGTTCGGTGTGCCCGATGCGATCGCGGTCAAGGTCGGCGGCGGGGTCGAGCGACGGCTGCTACTGCCGGTGTTCGTGCTGGTCGCTCTCGTCGCCGGGGTCGCCGTGCTGGCACCCGGATTCCTCCACCACCTGGCCGACTCCGCGCTCGGCTGA
- a CDS encoding site-2 protease family protein produces MRPGDRQRRPSWIFLGLVALLVASGAATWSGVGNVRIDAFLLVASGWLVSLCLHEFGHAFLAYRFGDDGVVERGYLTLNPLKYSNVLLSFVLPLVFVLLGGFGMPGGAVWVDRARIGGRARHSLVSAAGPAFNVVFALISAAPFFLGVADSTHLEFWAALAFLGFLQVTASVLNLVPMPGLDGYGILEPWLPPHWRRGAAMIAPYGMLLVFALLWEPRVNALFFRLVFFLADLIGIPLGAVAMGDQLFRFWT; encoded by the coding sequence GTGAGACCCGGGGACCGGCAGCGTCGACCGTCCTGGATCTTCCTCGGGCTGGTCGCGCTGCTGGTGGCCTCCGGCGCCGCCACCTGGTCGGGCGTGGGCAACGTCCGCATCGACGCGTTCCTTCTGGTCGCCTCGGGCTGGCTGGTGTCGCTGTGCCTGCACGAGTTCGGCCACGCGTTCCTGGCGTACCGGTTCGGTGACGACGGTGTGGTGGAGCGCGGGTACCTGACGCTCAATCCGCTCAAGTACTCCAACGTGCTGCTGTCGTTCGTGCTGCCGCTGGTGTTCGTACTGCTGGGCGGGTTCGGCATGCCCGGCGGCGCGGTGTGGGTGGACCGGGCGCGGATCGGTGGCCGGGCCCGGCACAGCCTGGTCTCGGCCGCCGGCCCGGCGTTCAACGTGGTGTTCGCGCTGATTTCGGCGGCGCCGTTCTTCCTCGGCGTGGCCGACTCGACCCATCTGGAATTCTGGGCGGCGCTGGCCTTCCTCGGCTTCCTGCAGGTCACCGCGAGCGTGCTGAACCTGGTGCCGATGCCGGGCCTGGACGGTTACGGCATCCTGGAGCCGTGGCTGCCGCCGCACTGGCGGCGCGGCGCGGCGATGATCGCACCGTACGGGATGCTGCTGGTGTTCGCCCTGCTCTGGGAGCCGCGGGTGAACGCGTTGTTCTTCCGGCTGGTGTTCTTCCTCGCCGACCTGATCGGCATCCCGCTCGGCGCGGTGGCGATGGGCGACCAGCTGTTCCGCTTCTGGACCTGA
- a CDS encoding dipeptidase → MSTPSDADVTAAVDRVLPEVRADLERLVRVPSVAFPGFDHEQVRRSAELVAELCRDAGVPDVQILSVEGGQPAVVGRIPAPPGAPTVLLYAHHDVQPVGDESGWNTAAFEPTQQGERLYGRGAADDKAGVAAHLAAIRAFDGRPPVGVTLFIEGEEECGSPTLERFLHEYAELLTADVLVLADSGNWDVGTPALTTSLRGLADCYVEVRTLEHPVHSGMYGGVVPDALTTLCRLLATLHDEQGTVAVPGLHEAGPTGVEMPEKRLREESSVLDGVQLVGTGSITERNWNKPAVTVIGIDCPSVQNASNTLVASARAKISMRLAPGQDPEAAMAALLEHLRTHVEWGASVTVTRGELGAPYQIDATGPVFDAARDAFRTAWDGAAPVDMGIGGSIPFVAEFADAFPSAAILVTGVEDPDARAHGANESLHLGEWRRACVAEALLLAKLAPASER, encoded by the coding sequence GTGAGTACACCCAGCGATGCGGACGTCACGGCCGCGGTCGACCGGGTTCTGCCCGAGGTTCGCGCCGATCTGGAACGGCTGGTCCGGGTGCCGAGCGTGGCGTTCCCCGGCTTCGACCACGAGCAGGTCCGGCGCTCGGCCGAGCTGGTGGCCGAGCTGTGCCGGGACGCCGGCGTGCCGGACGTGCAGATCCTGAGCGTCGAGGGCGGCCAGCCGGCCGTCGTCGGCCGCATCCCGGCGCCGCCCGGCGCGCCGACCGTGCTGCTGTACGCGCACCACGACGTGCAGCCGGTCGGCGACGAGAGCGGCTGGAACACCGCCGCGTTCGAGCCGACCCAGCAGGGGGAGCGGCTCTACGGCCGCGGCGCCGCCGACGACAAGGCCGGAGTGGCGGCGCACCTGGCCGCCATCCGCGCGTTCGACGGCCGGCCGCCGGTCGGGGTCACCCTGTTCATCGAGGGCGAGGAGGAGTGCGGCTCGCCGACCCTGGAACGGTTCCTGCACGAGTACGCCGAGCTGCTCACCGCCGACGTGCTGGTGCTCGCCGACTCTGGTAACTGGGACGTCGGCACGCCGGCGCTGACCACGTCGCTGCGCGGCCTGGCCGACTGCTACGTCGAGGTGCGCACCCTGGAGCACCCGGTGCACTCCGGGATGTACGGCGGGGTCGTGCCGGACGCGCTCACCACGCTGTGTCGCCTGCTCGCCACCCTGCACGACGAGCAGGGCACCGTTGCCGTTCCCGGCCTGCACGAGGCCGGGCCGACCGGCGTGGAGATGCCGGAGAAGCGGCTGCGCGAGGAGTCCAGCGTGCTCGACGGGGTGCAGCTGGTCGGCACCGGTTCGATCACCGAGCGCAACTGGAACAAGCCGGCCGTCACCGTGATCGGCATCGACTGCCCGTCGGTGCAGAACGCGTCGAACACGCTGGTCGCATCGGCGCGTGCCAAGATCAGCATGCGGCTCGCACCCGGTCAGGACCCCGAGGCAGCGATGGCCGCGCTGCTCGAACACCTGCGGACGCACGTCGAGTGGGGGGCCTCGGTGACCGTGACGCGCGGTGAGCTGGGCGCCCCGTACCAGATCGACGCGACCGGTCCGGTGTTCGACGCGGCTCGGGACGCGTTCCGGACCGCGTGGGACGGCGCCGCGCCGGTCGACATGGGCATCGGCGGTTCGATCCCGTTCGTGGCGGAGTTCGCCGACGCGTTCCCGTCGGCGGCGATCCTGGTGACCGGCGTGGAGGACCCCGACGCGCGGGCGCACGGGGCCAACGAGAGCCTGCACCTGGGCGAGTGGCGGCGGGCCTGTGTGGCCGAGGCGCTGCTGCTGGCCAAGCTCGCGCCGGCGTCGGAGCGGTGA
- a CDS encoding M48 family metallopeptidase, translated as MTDSTGNGPRGGSGQDGAGGGPDRGDAGARQPARRRVTLTGISSRAWEHPADRGALVALRELRGFDEILRKFFGLFNERYFRMKYLGSSIRANGWQYSRVHALYLEAAAALDAGEPADLPELYISQTPFANAGAFGMDKPFIVVNSATVQMMDDDELRFVLGHELGHIRSGHAVYHTLLVWLLELMRGLNWIPLGALALRGIVAALMEWYRKAELSSDRAGLLAGQDPAAALRVHMKFAGGGDLSDIDTAAFLAQANEYDRANGDLRDSLVKLMLLEASTHPMPVARAAELRRWVETGEYRRVLSGDYPLREDDADASVSEEVKAAAKSYQDAFARSQDPLAGLLRRFGDGANVAGEWAKAGADKLRAWVSGDARRGEDPGGDDR; from the coding sequence ATGACCGACTCGACCGGCAACGGACCGCGCGGGGGCAGCGGCCAGGATGGTGCGGGTGGCGGCCCGGACCGAGGGGACGCCGGCGCCCGACAGCCCGCGCGCCGTCGGGTCACCCTCACCGGGATCAGTTCGCGGGCCTGGGAACACCCCGCCGACCGTGGCGCCCTGGTGGCGCTGCGTGAGCTGCGCGGGTTCGACGAGATCCTGCGCAAGTTCTTCGGCCTGTTCAACGAGCGCTACTTCCGGATGAAGTACCTGGGCTCGTCGATCCGGGCCAACGGCTGGCAATACTCCCGCGTGCACGCCCTCTACCTCGAGGCGGCGGCGGCGCTCGACGCTGGTGAACCGGCCGACCTGCCGGAGCTCTACATCTCCCAGACGCCGTTCGCCAACGCGGGCGCCTTCGGCATGGACAAGCCGTTCATCGTCGTCAACAGCGCCACCGTGCAGATGATGGACGACGACGAGCTGCGCTTCGTGCTCGGCCACGAGCTCGGCCACATCCGCTCCGGCCACGCCGTCTACCACACGCTGCTGGTCTGGCTGCTGGAGCTGATGCGCGGACTGAACTGGATCCCGCTCGGCGCGCTGGCCCTGCGCGGCATCGTCGCGGCGCTGATGGAGTGGTACCGCAAGGCCGAGCTGTCGTCCGACCGGGCGGGACTGCTCGCCGGTCAGGACCCGGCCGCCGCGCTGCGGGTGCACATGAAGTTCGCCGGCGGTGGCGACCTGTCCGACATCGACACCGCGGCGTTCCTGGCCCAGGCCAACGAGTACGACCGGGCCAACGGCGACCTGCGAGACAGCCTGGTCAAGCTGATGCTGCTGGAGGCGTCGACGCACCCGATGCCGGTGGCGCGGGCCGCCGAGCTGCGCCGCTGGGTGGAGACCGGCGAGTACCGGCGGGTGCTGTCCGGTGACTACCCGCTGCGCGAGGACGACGCGGACGCCTCGGTCAGCGAGGAGGTCAAGGCGGCCGCCAAGTCCTACCAGGACGCGTTCGCGCGGTCCCAGGACCCGCTGGCCGGCCTGCTGCGCCGGTTCGGCGACGGGGCCAACGTCGCCGGGGAGTGGGCCAAGGCGGGCGCGGACAAGCTGCGGGCCTGGGTTTCCGGCGACGCCCGTCGCGGCGAGGACCCGGGGGGCGACGATCGCTGA
- a CDS encoding cobalamin biosynthesis protein, with translation MAAANGAGLLAGAGLDLVFGDPRRLHPVAGFGSLVQRWERRSYRPSRAAGLRFAAVAVGVPVVAALGVDLVTRRRPLARAVAIAGGTWLVLGGTSLRREANGLAAALIAGDLAAARGRLPRLCGRDPSTLDTSGLARATVESLAENTSDAVVAPLCWGALAGLPGLIGYRAINTLDAMVGHRSARYGTFGTVAARLDDLANLAPARLSAALTVAAAPTVGGSRRATLRTWLRDGHRHPSPNGGQVEAAAAGALGVRLGGRNVYAGRVEQRPQLGTGRRAEPVDIVRAARLSAVVGAATVALTAGHLFTAPARRALLRRAGLRLAGRLAARRGRSR, from the coding sequence CTGGCGGCGGCGAACGGTGCGGGCCTGCTCGCCGGGGCCGGCCTCGACCTCGTCTTCGGCGATCCACGCCGGCTGCATCCGGTCGCGGGCTTCGGGTCGCTGGTCCAGCGGTGGGAGCGGCGCAGCTACCGGCCGTCCCGGGCGGCCGGGCTACGCTTCGCCGCGGTCGCGGTCGGCGTTCCGGTGGTGGCAGCGCTGGGCGTCGACCTCGTCACCCGGCGCCGACCGCTCGCCCGGGCGGTGGCGATCGCCGGTGGCACCTGGCTGGTGCTCGGCGGCACCTCGCTACGCCGTGAGGCGAACGGCCTGGCCGCCGCCCTCATCGCCGGCGACCTGGCTGCCGCGCGGGGCCGGCTGCCCCGGCTGTGCGGTCGCGATCCGTCCACATTGGACACCTCCGGGCTGGCTCGGGCCACGGTCGAATCGCTCGCGGAGAACACCTCGGACGCGGTGGTCGCGCCGCTGTGCTGGGGCGCCCTGGCCGGGCTGCCCGGCCTGATCGGCTACCGCGCGATCAACACCCTCGACGCCATGGTCGGGCACCGGTCCGCGCGGTACGGCACGTTCGGCACGGTCGCGGCCCGCCTCGACGACCTGGCCAACCTGGCGCCGGCCCGGCTGTCCGCGGCGCTGACCGTCGCGGCGGCGCCGACGGTCGGCGGCAGCCGGCGGGCCACGCTGCGCACCTGGCTGCGCGACGGGCACCGGCACCCGAGCCCCAACGGCGGGCAGGTCGAGGCGGCCGCGGCCGGTGCCCTCGGCGTACGGCTGGGCGGCCGCAACGTGTACGCCGGCCGGGTCGAGCAACGGCCGCAACTCGGCACCGGCCGACGAGCCGAGCCGGTCGACATCGTCCGCGCCGCCCGGCTGTCCGCGGTGGTCGGCGCAGCCACCGTCGCACTCACCGCCGGGCACCTGTTCACCGCCCCGGCCCGACGGGCGCTGCTGCGCCGCGCCGGTCTGCGGTTGGCGGGGCGGCTCGCCGCCCGGCGCGGGCGGTCCCGGTGA
- the ssb gene encoding single-stranded DNA-binding protein: protein MFETKLTLVGTVISEVRLTHTRTNEVPVANFSIATTARTFNREKGGWVDANSLHLRVSCWRRLGENVAASLHRGDPVLVSGNLYSRSYEASDGTRRWSYEVEATTVGPDLSRGTATFQRRPSPQAEPGAPATVLALGGADPEPAVPQSEAA, encoded by the coding sequence ATGTTCGAAACCAAGCTCACCCTGGTCGGCACGGTCATCAGCGAGGTTCGGCTGACGCACACCCGCACCAACGAGGTGCCGGTCGCCAACTTCAGCATCGCGACCACCGCCCGCACCTTCAACAGAGAGAAGGGCGGGTGGGTCGACGCCAACTCGCTGCACCTGCGGGTCAGCTGCTGGCGCCGGCTCGGCGAGAACGTCGCCGCCTCGCTGCACCGCGGCGATCCGGTGCTGGTCTCCGGGAACCTCTACAGCCGTTCCTACGAGGCGTCCGACGGCACCCGGCGCTGGTCGTACGAGGTCGAGGCGACCACCGTCGGTCCCGACCTCAGCCGCGGCACCGCGACGTTCCAGCGGCGCCCCTCGCCGCAGGCCGAGCCCGGCGCGCCGGCCACGGTGCTCGCGCTCGGCGGCGCGGACCCGGAGCCGGCCGTGCCGCAGTCGGAGGCGGCGTGA
- a CDS encoding LacI family DNA-binding transcriptional regulator: MHGTHGGGDGPVTVHDVAVAAGVSRQTVSNVVNAPERVSPATRQRVQAVIDELGYQPNRAARALRAHASRLIGYRIRPNRPDALAAILDRFLHAFAEAARDLDHHLLLFAAAEADEVAACDRLLRSGAVDGFVLTDLDYRDRRPAAMAALGAPFASFGRTGDEFVWVDVDNAAGTERATEHLVAAGHRRIGYVGVPAGDRIGDDRESGWRTAMRRHGLDEGFARHAADSIEAGAQAGGELLDAADPPTAIVAATDVFAVGVLRAAGQRGLRVGPDLAVCGFDDTPTADVLGLTSVRQPVEEVARAMMAVLAPRLPGAPADLPRPPATRLFVPELVVRGSTG, encoded by the coding sequence GTGCACGGTACCCACGGCGGCGGCGACGGACCGGTCACGGTGCACGACGTGGCGGTCGCCGCCGGCGTGTCCCGGCAGACCGTGTCGAACGTGGTCAACGCGCCGGAGCGGGTCAGCCCGGCGACCCGGCAGCGGGTGCAGGCGGTCATCGACGAGCTGGGCTACCAGCCGAACCGGGCCGCCCGCGCGTTGCGCGCGCACGCGTCACGGCTGATCGGCTACCGGATCCGGCCCAACCGCCCGGACGCGCTCGCCGCGATCCTGGACCGGTTCCTGCATGCGTTCGCCGAGGCCGCCCGCGACCTGGACCATCACCTGCTGCTGTTCGCGGCGGCCGAGGCTGACGAGGTCGCCGCCTGCGACCGGCTGCTGCGCAGCGGGGCGGTGGACGGGTTCGTGCTGACCGACCTGGACTACCGGGACCGGCGGCCGGCGGCGATGGCGGCGCTGGGTGCCCCGTTCGCCTCGTTCGGCCGCACCGGCGACGAGTTCGTCTGGGTCGACGTGGACAACGCCGCCGGTACCGAACGGGCCACCGAGCACCTGGTCGCGGCCGGGCACCGGCGCATCGGGTACGTCGGGGTGCCGGCCGGCGACCGGATCGGCGACGACCGCGAGTCCGGCTGGCGTACCGCAATGCGCCGGCACGGCCTGGACGAGGGCTTCGCCCGGCACGCGGCGGACAGCATCGAGGCGGGTGCGCAGGCCGGCGGCGAGCTTTTGGATGCCGCCGATCCGCCCACCGCGATCGTCGCCGCCACCGACGTGTTCGCGGTCGGGGTGTTGCGCGCGGCCGGGCAGCGTGGCCTGCGGGTCGGCCCGGATCTGGCGGTCTGCGGCTTCGACGACACCCCGACCGCCGACGTGCTCGGCCTGACCAGCGTGCGGCAGCCGGTCGAGGAGGTGGCCCGGGCGATGATGGCGGTACTGGCACCGCGGCTGCCGGGCGCGCCCGCCGACCTGCCGCGGCCGCCCGCCACCCGGTTGTTCGTCCCGGAGCTGGTGGTGCGCGGCTCGACCGGCTGA
- a CDS encoding DUF1444 family protein, with translation MPLSRDVANSYPAAGPDAPVLEEWYADLVVGYHLPPPYGDRLVTADDLTELDLGHRQLRRTAAGNLAGQLERVEVHGLPPVFTLSFDGVEATLLTSDDVWSSLAEQVEGEVVVGAPARDVMFVTGSESQAGLEKVHRACERVFFAGHENLLSRHLLVWRQGGWESL, from the coding sequence ATGCCCCTGTCCCGCGACGTCGCGAACTCGTACCCGGCCGCCGGCCCGGACGCGCCGGTGCTGGAGGAGTGGTACGCCGATCTCGTCGTCGGTTACCACCTCCCGCCGCCGTACGGCGACCGCCTGGTCACCGCGGATGACCTGACCGAGCTCGACCTCGGCCACCGGCAACTGCGCCGGACCGCCGCAGGCAACCTGGCCGGGCAGCTGGAGCGGGTCGAGGTGCACGGCCTGCCGCCGGTGTTCACGCTCTCCTTCGACGGCGTCGAGGCGACGCTGCTGACCTCCGACGACGTCTGGTCCAGCCTGGCCGAGCAGGTCGAGGGCGAGGTGGTCGTCGGGGCGCCGGCCCGGGACGTGATGTTCGTGACCGGCAGCGAATCGCAGGCCGGCCTGGAGAAGGTGCACCGCGCCTGCGAGCGGGTCTTCTTCGCCGGCCACGAGAACCTGCTGAGCCGACACCTGCTGGTCTGGCGCCAGGGCGGCTGGGAGTCGCTGTGA
- a CDS encoding GNAT family N-acetyltransferase codes for MKILSGAEAYRPAAELLREYLAEVASRLADFDGGGGDPDVEATDGSMIVCCTDDGTPLGCLAVRTIAPGIAELKRMYVRPAGRGAGLGGRLLEVAEDVARELGCHTMRLDTAAPLVEALRLYRRHGYVEIPRYNENPSATHWLQKVLQKVLPANGLS; via the coding sequence ATGAAGATCCTGAGCGGGGCCGAGGCGTACCGACCTGCGGCCGAACTGTTGCGTGAATACCTGGCCGAGGTCGCGTCGCGGCTCGCCGACTTCGACGGCGGCGGCGGTGACCCCGACGTCGAGGCGACCGACGGCAGCATGATCGTGTGCTGCACGGACGACGGCACCCCGCTCGGCTGCCTCGCCGTGCGCACCATCGCCCCCGGCATTGCCGAACTCAAACGCATGTACGTGCGCCCGGCCGGCCGCGGCGCCGGCCTCGGCGGCCGGTTGCTCGAGGTCGCCGAGGACGTCGCCCGCGAGCTGGGCTGCCACACGATGCGGCTCGACACCGCCGCCCCGTTGGTCGAGGCGCTGCGGCTCTACCGCCGGCACGGGTACGTGGAGATCCCCCGGTACAACGAGAACCCGTCCGCGACGCACTGGTTGCAGAAGGTGTTGCAGAAGGTGTTGCCGGCCAACGGACTCAGCTGA
- a CDS encoding TetR/AcrR family transcriptional regulator: protein MPTQRLTAEQITTAALDLMDSDGLAAVSMRGLAQRLGVGTMTLYGYYRSREELLDAVVDAATAGAANHRDPGRTGSEPVDELTELFTALHRTLSEHPALYRIRMSRPFLSPGVLRLCDRALGQLRRAGLDDAAAVRGYRTLYLFTLGCVTYASQDAADTRSALGALPSGDFPHLSALAPTMVATAGSPDEFETGLATLLTAILGTTG from the coding sequence ATGCCGACGCAACGCCTCACCGCCGAGCAGATCACCACCGCCGCGCTCGACCTGATGGACTCCGACGGCCTCGCCGCGGTGTCCATGCGGGGCCTCGCGCAGCGCCTCGGCGTCGGCACCATGACGCTGTACGGGTACTACCGATCCCGGGAGGAACTGCTCGACGCGGTCGTCGACGCGGCCACCGCCGGCGCGGCAAACCACCGCGATCCCGGCCGTACCGGAAGCGAACCGGTGGACGAGTTGACCGAACTGTTCACCGCGCTGCACCGAACCCTGTCCGAACATCCCGCCCTGTACCGGATCCGGATGTCCCGGCCGTTCCTGAGCCCCGGCGTGCTGCGGCTGTGCGACCGGGCTCTGGGGCAGCTTCGCCGGGCCGGCCTGGACGACGCTGCGGCGGTCCGCGGGTACCGGACGCTCTACCTGTTCACGCTCGGCTGCGTCACCTACGCGAGCCAGGACGCCGCGGACACCCGCAGCGCGCTCGGCGCGTTACCGTCGGGTGATTTCCCTCACCTGAGCGCGCTGGCGCCGACAATGGTGGCGACGGCGGGCAGCCCGGACGAGTTCGAGACGGGACTGGCCACCCTGCTCACCGCGATCCTCGGTACCACCGGCTGA
- a CDS encoding ArsR/SmtB family transcription factor, giving the protein MVVDDWSDGELDRVFHALADPTRRDILVRTMRAGESVSSLAGHYRMSFAAVQKHVAVLERAGLVNKQRHGREQIVHGDPETLRRATTLLERYERLWTDRATRIAGILADEEGNTT; this is encoded by the coding sequence ATGGTTGTAGATGACTGGTCGGACGGCGAGCTGGACCGGGTCTTCCACGCGTTGGCGGACCCGACCAGGCGCGACATCCTGGTCCGCACGATGCGGGCCGGCGAATCGGTGTCGTCGCTCGCCGGGCACTACCGGATGAGCTTCGCCGCGGTGCAGAAGCACGTCGCCGTGCTCGAACGGGCGGGGCTCGTCAACAAACAACGGCACGGGCGGGAGCAGATCGTGCACGGTGATCCGGAGACGCTGCGCCGGGCCACCACGCTGCTGGAGCGGTACGAGCGACTGTGGACCGACCGCGCCACACGCATCGCCGGCATCCTCGCCGACGAGGAAGGGAACACGACATGA
- a CDS encoding SRPBCC family protein, translating into MTVLDSTTDPATLTMTFVAEFDAAPEAVWQVWEDPRKLERWWGPPTYPATFTRHEFVEGGECRYHMTGPEGDQHHAWWRIESIGKPHTLELTDGFAGDDGEPLPGDEPVTMRVTFEPTDGGTRMTTVTHFVSTEQLEKMLEMGMQEGMRLAMGQIDAVLASAA; encoded by the coding sequence ATGACAGTCCTGGACAGCACCACCGACCCGGCCACCCTGACCATGACGTTCGTCGCGGAGTTCGACGCCGCGCCGGAGGCGGTCTGGCAGGTGTGGGAGGACCCGCGCAAGCTGGAGCGCTGGTGGGGGCCGCCGACCTACCCGGCGACGTTCACCCGGCACGAGTTCGTCGAGGGCGGCGAGTGCCGCTACCACATGACCGGGCCGGAGGGCGACCAACACCACGCCTGGTGGCGGATCGAGTCGATCGGCAAACCGCACACGCTGGAGCTCACGGACGGCTTCGCGGGTGACGACGGCGAACCGCTGCCCGGCGACGAGCCGGTCACCATGCGGGTCACGTTCGAGCCGACCGACGGCGGTACCCGGATGACGACGGTGACGCACTTCGTCAGTACCGAGCAACTGGAGAAGATGCTCGAGATGGGGATGCAGGAGGGCATGCGGCTGGCGATGGGCCAGATCGACGCCGTACTGGCGTCCGCCGCCTGA